In Vespa velutina chromosome 14, iVesVel2.1, whole genome shotgun sequence, the genomic stretch GCCTTCAtttcgctttttctcttttttttttttttttatcttttctattctttttttttttttattctttgttttttttttttctttttttttttttttttctttttgttttctttttaattacactttttacataatatataaaaatatgatttaatattatacaatcaatattatattataccatACCTCTTCGGCAAGtgcaaagaagaaatttatcacGTGTTCCGGTTTCCCTTCGAACTTTTTCCTAAGTACAGGATCTTGCGTGGCGATACCAACGGGACAAGTATTCAAGTGACACTTTCTCATCATAGTACATCCCATAGCAATCAAAGGAGCTGTACTGAAACCAAATTCATCTGCACCTAGTAATGCTGCAACTACGATATCAAAACCTGTACGCATCTGTCCGTCTGCTTGAACTACCATGCGTGATCGAAGATTATTCAATGTCAGAACTTGATGAGTCTCCGCTACACCCAATTCCCATGGAAGGCCTGCAGATTTAATGCCTGTCCAACTACTAGCACCAGTACCACCATCGTGACCAGATATCACTACATGTTCAGCTTTAccctatatataatacatttttacattttttttttttttttttttttttttttttttttataacttattattctttttcatatgaTTGTTGtcgttaattaaacaaatataccTTTGCCACGCCCGCTGCGACTACACCCACTCCAACTTCCGATACTAACTTGACGGATATACGAGCATTAGGATTTGCACATTTTAGATCGTAAATTAATTCGGCCAAATCttctatcgaataaatatcatGATGAGGGGGTGGTGAGATAAGGCCTACACCGGCTACAGAGTGTCTGGTTGCAGCGATATCTGCAGTGAcctaaaataaacgaaaaagaaaaaaaaaaaaaaattgaagtgaaaattaaatgttattattattttgtattattaagatcaaataagaaaaaaaaaaaaaaaaagagaaaaaagaatatggcATCATACTTTATAACCGGGTAATTCTCCACCTTCTCCTGGCTTTGCACCCTGAGCCATTTTAATTTGAAGATCATCGGCATTAGCCAAATAACTTGAGGTTACTCCAAATCTACCACTGGCTACTTGTTTTATGGCTGAACGCTTGTTAAATTTTGGATCTTGATTAAGATATctgatccaaaaaaaaaaagagagagagagaaagaaagatttatttgaatcgtaaaaaaagaaaaaaaagaaaaaaacaaacataataagaaactaaataaaataaaaatattattaacctGTTTGCATTTTCACCGCCTTCACCTGTATTGGATTTGCCACCAATACGATTCATAGCTATTGCTAACGTTGTATGTGCTTCAAGCGAGATACTACCAAAGCTCATAGCCCCAGTAACAAATCGTTTAACAATTTCAGCAGCAGGTTCTACTTCATCTATGTTTATTGgcttatctaattttttaattattaattgaccGCGCAACGTACAATTTTGTACCATGTCCATtgatattttacgataattttCATAAGCATTATTGCTTTTCGAAACGACATAATcctgaaataattattttattatttatatttcttctaaaaaaaaaaataacaatataatatcaaataaaattaaatattattaaattaatctcaATATAATTTACCTGCAAGCTAGCTATACTGCCAGGATCATTGATATGTTTTTCTCCGCCAGATCGCCAATGATAAATTCCTGGATTACGAATTATTAACATATCCATTGGTTTATTACAATATGTTATTTGATGCCTTTCAAATGCCTCTTTAGCTAACATTTCAAATGTTACTCCACCAATACGTGACTGAGTGccctaaatataaatacataaaactCTTTAAagaattcatataaaattatttaaaagtaaaattatttttttttcttttttctttttttttttttctttgatcttcCAAGTACATCATATTTTTGATTGAATCATacatttaatcattaattggatccaatatataatcatttgtaATAAGTTCATCATTTTTGAtattcattttgatatttaaaatacacacacacacgaaacttattataatttttaacgtaCCTTGAAACACTTATCTATTACTTCATCAGCTAATCCAACTGCTTCAAAGATTTGTGCTCCTTTATAAGATTGTAAAGTTGATATTCCCATTTTTGCCATTACTTTTGCTATACCACGTTCCATAGCTTCagaataattctaaaaaaaaaaaaaaaaaataaataaataaataaatatatatatatatatgcatttgattttgaatttaaaaaaaaaaattgatctctaatctataatttttttttatatatattttaccttATATATGACTTCATCGGTAAATGTATAATCAAAAACTCCATCTGCTCTTAAATTCTTTGCCATTTCAAATACAAGATATGGACAAATAGCATCTGCGCCATAACCAAGTAACACGCATATATGATGTACTTCTCTAGCCTCAGCGGTTTCCAAGATAAGACCAACTTTCATTCGTTGTCTCTCTTCGATCAAAAAATGATGTACTGCTCCTAATACTAATAAACTGCTAACAGGTACTCTAAAGTAATCAAAAGTTTTacttaaattaatgaattgtataaataaagaattaaagttGCATTATACATGACTTAaatcatcgaaagaaaatttcaccTTTCTGGACCACCTTGTCGATCggataatacaattaattgaTAACCACCTCTAGCAGCTTCGTTAGCTTCATTACAGACACGATTCAGTGTCTTTACAAAATCAAGAGGTCCATCTTCAACGGGATATGTTGCATCAATCACTTTGGTCTTCCATCCACGATGTTTTGTTTGCTTAAGAACTTCAAGATCGTCGAGAGATAAAATTGGTTGTTCTAAGAACAATCTATGTACTTGGAGTTCACTTGGTTCTAAAATATTGCTCACAGGACCAATTGGACAAAGCATTGACATGACAATCTTTTCTCTAAACGGATCAATTGGAGGATTTGTCACCTagtataaaagattaaataaataaatgaatatattttatagacttaattaaatagagaaaaaagaaaaaaaaacaaaaaaaaagaacaagaatatTGGATATGACGTATAAAATTTTACCTGTgcaaataattgtttaaagtATTCGTATGGTAATGGTTGAAATTGCGATAGACACGCTAACGGCGCATCATTACCCATAGAACCAAGAGCTTCTtttctaattgaaaaaaaaaaaaaaaaaaaaaaaaaaaaaacaaaaacaaaaaagaaatttttatttgtaataaagtaaaaaaaaataaataaataaatagcaaattatttttaatatatcaaaagattatataattgtgaattacaaaaatatattacatacttgGATTTTATCATTGGAAGTAATAGCAAGTTGATGGTCTCCAATGTATATCCGTACAAAGACAATCTTTTATCACCACCCCAGACACGATTGACAGCCGAAATTTCATTGAGaccattgataatattttttttctgaacaTCAGAATTGTATCCATTCTCAACTGTGTTCGATGTATCACCATTATTAGCGGCATGAGCAGCACGTATTTCATCCATTGTTATCTGTTTTTAAACAAAGCTTAAATGTTACCAAATGTATAACTTGCACgagctttaaaaaaaaaaaaaaaaacaaaaaaaaaaaccgggAAAGCAAAACTAATTATTCACAAGCACAATTTAAGAgatattataaacgataatactatatatattttacctactatatattttctccAATACCTGTGTCTTTGTAATGACATTagcaatgataatattaaaaagcgtacactatctataataataatggaaatctatatattttaaaatgaataaataataaatgcaagTAAATGTTCTTTTGTATAAAAGAACTAAATCTTCCatcatgaaataaatattaaagatacgAAATATTGGAAATATGCTTTTGGTCTATctaatgaggaaaaaaaaaaaaagaaaagaaaaaaaaaaatgtgaaattaaaaaatagaaacggaATCCCAATcctattcgaaatattataaatatgaatgagCTATAGGATGAAGGAAACACAAAAATAATAAGCTTTTATACCgcaaaattctatatatacaacCAACATATTGCTTcctaatttaatatttacacacataaaaaataatatttaaaaaatatacagtgCTCCAATAAATTAGCGACATGATTTAAGCTTACAACACCTCTCTTTAAGGTTACGACTCACCCTCTGCACACAACACGATGGATGTCAGCACAtaggaaaagtgaaaaagattattttgtattagTATATTctctatgtaaaaaaaaaaacaaaaacaaaaaaaaaaccacttTTCTCTCCTCGTAACTTAAATCACAcccaataataaatgttatcgaAATTGTGCCGTATCCAAGCACATATTtagtagaaattttattttttacaataatactGTAGCTTTGTTATAAGTGTGCATCCCATTAATTGTTATGACATGTGATAATGATTTGACGTAACAATAGATATAacgacgatataataatttgacaaaaagcataacaaaaaagaatataatgtatcataaaaaaaaaagaaaaaaaaaataatatacatatatatatatatgtatacataaagaaaaaaaaaaaaaaaataaaaaggaaaaaaaaagaaaaagaggaactgCATCAATTACCTGTTCTCTTAGCCACTTAGAATGAGGCCTGCTTCTCGCAATGTGTTGTTTTAGTTCAACATCTTGtataatcttcttttcttctgtgTCAACGAGGAGCATTCTTCCAGGCTTCAAACGGCTctgtaaataaaacgaagcatgaataatcattttcaattaaactTTACAAATGATCGGCATTTATATGACAGCACTGGATGACGGTCCTACTGCTTTATACATACCTAGTCCCTAAATGACAAAttatacatcatacatatgacatgagaaaaaaataaataaaacatagcAATGTGATTTGCCATTATGCatacaataaatacaatagCATAAAAACATATGCATGTTAGACGGTGTCATTCTATCCTTACCGAACAGATGGAAATAACTAATACTTTCGTTGAACATTCTACTGATGCAACCTCGAAGAatgaaaacataaaatatatatatatatatatatgtatgtatatataatatatataacaatattatattacaatatttcttttcttttcctttcttttttttttttttttctttttaaattcactATATTTCGCTCACAGATAATTTTTCACATCCTCGTGAAACACACAacactctctttttcaatgattctATTCTCAcaactttataattattatccctgaatcaaaaacaatttaatatatgtattttaaatgtcacaagtataatacatacatagaaatgtataataaaataaaaatagaaatagaaataaaatcaaaaaaagaaaaaaaaaatatatatatatatatatatatacataaagacattgcttttatataaaaagggaaaataattaatccgTACGTGGGAAATGAATCACGAAGTAATGTTAAATGGGAGCAATGCGAATAATggcaaaaataattatgtatgatAAATGAACATGTATGTACGAAGCATTTCTCGTAGAATGATCCGGTTTTATATTTGCTTGGCTATAAATGCATCCTATAACGCAATCCTTAAGTAGTGTTCATATCTTCggctcttttttatttatttatttattttttttttttttttcatcttgaaCGAGAGATAGCAGAAGAAGATTCGATCAGCTGGGCCTCGATCGAAAAAAACTGTAGattcctccacctccaccttctcctcctcctcctcccttgtaaaaatattttgtcccCCTAAAGAGCTAAAATTCCTCTATATTTGTGAATAATATAGAgcaataaagagagaaagagagaggacaaaTGGatgatggaaagaaagaaagagagaaaggtagaatgagaaagggagaagaagaaaaaaaaaaagagaaagataaagagatggCCATCATATtagacgaggacgacgacggaCGATGTAAAACACTTAAATAAAATTAGCACTACTATTTAGAAGAGCTAATTCTGCTGAAAAATTCCCATtctgagagatagagagagagagagagagaggagagccGAGAGTTTCGTTGGTTCCTTTAATTCCTTGATTACCTTCAGGATTATATTGCTGGGCGGTGTGTCATAAACGCCCACTTCGGACGCCATCACCATCATGTTATCCTTAGTGACGTAGAAGCGCGAGGGGCGCAGGCCATTTCTGCCaaacaaaaattcaaaaaagtcttttttattatcacctCTGTGTCGCAAACTAGTATCTGCTGTCTATATTGTTGTTTGTTCGCTTGCCTTCCTGCTCGCATTCGTATATAGAGTTCtgtacacgcacacacacctACTTAATCAatccgtttttttctttttttttttttttttttttttcttttcttttctttaccttcATCTATTAGGCACCCCAGAGAAGAGTTGGAACGACGTATCTAAGTCATCGTAAACACACTCATCGATTTTACTCTCCAGGCTCTGTGCGTACGACGTCACGTAGTAGTGCAACGAAACAACGCCGTACTTTTTTTTGCCCgacaccaaaaaaaaaaaaaaaaaacgcagaGGGAAGCGCGAGCGATaactatacatttattttatacatatatgtaatcaactataatattatattgaaagaagtatattatattatgatgaGAAAacatcatgataataataataataataagagcaAACATGAAGAACAAATATGTTACATttcagatttcttttttctttttttcttcttttttctttttcttttcctgttttttgttttttttttaacctttatttctttgttaaaatatttctgtataataaatttttcatttcttttttttttttgcccgtCTTCCCTCTACACACACTACCCAATCCACGTTTACCTTCAAACGAATTCtctctgcttcttttttcatatcattttctatttaaatactattatataccGTTATTCCTTAACCATTTTCTTATGACaccgtgtatgtatattcattgAAGAATTACTATTTTAAGCTTTAACAACATGTCTGATGACAGATACATGTCTATAATACGACACGTAACTATCTGTACGAGTAGAATCAATACTGTTGTGTACATGtccatattaaaaaaaaaaaaaaaaaatatatatatatatatatatatatatatatatacatacacacacacaggtataaaaataatttctttctataaatttataccttttttgtgtctttttttttcacaaataacattataaatttaGCAGTACTAGAACCTACTCGTGATAATTAATCAGACTTCATGGAAATGATAGGAAACTGTggtaaaatgtaatataaatttttacctGTCTAAGATAGCACCAACGTAACGACCATCGGTGAATGTAAGTAGAGCTGGACCATCCCAGGGTTCCATAGAACATGCAGCCCAATGATAAAAGTCTCTTTTCTCCGTAGCCATTGTAAGATCATTTTGCCAAGCCTCCGGTACCATAGTCATAACAGCCTAaagaattatacatatattatatgtttcataaaattttaatttacaatatttgaaaattgatttaatttataatacgtggaaaaagaaaaaagagaaaagaaaaaaaaactaatccCATTGATGTcacaactataataaaacttaTCTCTCTATTATCGTACAATAAAGATTAATTGATatgataatgtaaataattatggttattattaccTCAGGCAATGAACGTTGTCCCGCCATTACCAAAAATTCAAGTACACAATCGGCTGCACCAGAATCCGAAAGATTTGGCTCTACGACTGGATAAAGATCTTTCAATTGATTACCATAAATCTTACTGCTCATAACCCCCTCACGGGCTTTCATAAGATTAACATTTCCTCGTAAAGTATTGATTTCACCGTTATGCGCTAGTAATCTAtgatatataagaattatataattttattaatgataaaacatatatatatatatatatatatatatatatatacaatgttatatttttatatttaaaaagacaaCTAGTTCCTGTAAAAGATAACATTGTTATCAGAACTTGATAATATTGTTTACTTACCGCAATGGGTGTGCCCTTTCCCAACTAGGGAATGTATTTGTGGAAAATCTTGTATGAACTAATGCCAAATAAGTTTCGAATTTTGGtgactataataaagaaaaaaattcttaattatttacacaaaaaattttgatataaatatatatatatgaggattaattgaaattatttaatatttacctTTAAGTCCTCAAAGTATGACCAGAGTTGATCTGCTGTAAGTTGGCCTTTATAGACAACAGTTTTCAAAGAGAgcgaacaaatataatatcttaagTCTGCTTTAGGTATGGTATGAGATGATCTCTTTCTTAATACAAAAATCTACAAAATAGATTAATCAATGATACATtgcaagataaaaagataaaagaaatcgatatttaaaaaaaaaagaaaagaaaagaaatcattcgataataaatcaaaaataattaattgaaaaaaagtaatctcatttaattttaattataacgattgtTTCAACATCCAATAATACCTGACGTTGAAGAATTTCTTTATCCTCTTGATCGCCCGTAACAAATACTTGTCGCATATAAGGTTCACATTTTTTTGCAACCTGGCCAATTTGCGTGTCATCCGTTGGGACATCGCGCCAACAAATTacctataaaattattatccctTACTTCAAagtaaaattctaataataataaatattatatattacgtaacTATTATAACACGTATAATGAatgtcattataattaattataaaaaaaaaaaaaaaaaaaaaaaaaaaaaaaataaataaaaaatagaaatataaaataaagatcttACTCTTAGGCTACATTCTTCGGCTAATTTCTCAAATGCAGCTTCAGTTTTCTTATGGGTATTCTTGTCAAGGAAAAGTATGCCAGTAGCATAACGTCCGATATCGGGCAACTCAATGTTCTGTTGCTCgctaaaataataagtatatcaattattcaaataaatcaatcaattgaaatcattggataaacacacacacacatatatatatatatatatatatatatatatatatatatatatatatatatatatatatatatatatatatatatatatatatatatatatatatatatatcattctagTGCATAAGCGCGCGCATACGCACACGCACTATAAATGCACGAACACTTAAGTATTCaatttgtatacatacacacttattatatatatatatatatatctgattcATGTAATTGATAGCACATATAGTATTATGCGGAGGATTAGTTACAATGAATTGCGCACGATTATCAATACGCACGGAACTCTCAAATTAGAGTCAACTTTCAGGCTTATTACGAAGTTATGCaatctgttatatatatatatatatgtatcaacaggtatatcaattttattgattatagttaaatgataagaaatagataataaaatattttatatgtacgaatacgtatatacacgtttTAAAGACCACATTCtacttgaaaaaatataaataatgataatattttattctttcgtttattttaatctGTAATAGTTGTATAGAAAAAGTCaagtccaaaaaaaaaaaagaaaaaagaaaaaagaaagtagataaTACATAAGAATCAACAatgttaacattttatattcatacatgTATAAACACTGTCATGGCCTGAACGATAACACAACGTATCCATTATCTACGTTAAATTctctgataaaaattttaattataagaacATTAATGCTACTAACTACGGAAGTTTTCGATAAGAGTAAAGAAAGggctatatttatatttatatttatatttatatttatatttatatttatatttatatttatatttatatttatatatttttttcttaatattgaTTAAAGACAACGCCTCCTTCGttccctcttctcttcctcctttattCCCATGAATGAGAAAATTCAAACTGTTGAATTATTATCACTGCTGCATTATTATCTATCTCTGTGTATGACGTATACAATCGCTCGATTAAGTCTTcagaaatttcgaaataactTTGAAATAAGAGTATGATATTTCCTTtaatacttggaaatattcttacCGAATCTCATCTGCGTAATATTCATGTGGTATAGCACATAATACACCGGCACCATCACCGGTATCATTATCGCAAGCACACGCACCTCTATGATTCATCCGTGCGGATAGTGTTTGAGCATCACGAATAATctgaaatattgattttaattaattaataacaattaatatataacttacatagaaattatttattcatacatatatttatatattatatagacaGGATGTTTCTAAAAAGTTTGATCCATACTTCAGAACTAAGTATCAAGAGGATAATCCCTCATGGAataactttttactttttattttttattttctttatttttttttttctttatttttttgtttttttttttttttttataacccTGTTAAAAcaaaggataaaaaattaatcgcgtcagattatttttaaatatttgacaTTACTCTGAAGtatctaaataaattgttacgataggatcgttaaatatttaatcaaaacaTTTTGATAGATCCTCCCACACCATCTCTTTCCATCGATCCATCCCGTCccttgtatacatatataaaatatataatatcattagtATTCAAACATCATACTTAATTTACCTTATGAGATCTCTTGCCATCGATAGCAACGATAAATCCAACACCACATGCTTCCTTCTCAAGTATTGGATCGTAAAGGCCTTGTTTAGGAGGAAGAGACCAATAATTTCCAGAACTCATCTTTTCAAtctgaataaagaaaaaaaaaacgaaaaaatgaagaaaaataagagataagaaaaaaattaaggagcaattgaaatatcaatatttattcgtcctcctttcttctatctctttcttacacaacatatacatatatacatatacatacatacatatatatatatatatatttccttgaaTAAATATCAATCAAGAAATTCATCAATACATTTTACATATGGCATATGCGTATCGAATAAAACTTGTGATccaattttgaaaatttccatttgaaactacacaaacacatatgtacgtgcgttatgaatattttaataagtgGCCTGAATATTttaagtaagaagaaaagaaacgaaaaagaaaaggaaaacaatcaACGAGATATAAACAGAGATAAATTCCAAACCTAATCCAAAAAG encodes the following:
- the LOC124954153 gene encoding glutamate synthase [NADH] isoform X1 — protein: MSSGNYWSLPPKQGLYDPILEKEACGVGFIVAIDGKRSHKIIRDAQTLSARMNHRGACACDNDTGDGAGVLCAIPHEYYADEIREQQNIELPDIGRYATGILFLDKNTHKKTEAAFEKLAEECSLRVICWRDVPTDDTQIGQVAKKCEPYMRQVFVTGDQEDKEILQRQIFVLRKRSSHTIPKADLRYYICSLSLKTVVYKGQLTADQLWSYFEDLKSPKFETYLALVHTRFSTNTFPSWERAHPLRLLAHNGEINTLRGNVNLMKAREGVMSSKIYGNQLKDLYPVVEPNLSDSGAADCVLEFLVMAGQRSLPEAVMTMVPEAWQNDLTMATEKRDFYHWAACSMEPWDGPALLTFTDGRYVGAILDRNGLRPSRFYVTKDNMMVMASEVGVYDTPPSNIILKSRLKPGRMLLVDTEEKKIIQDVELKQHIARSRPHSKWLREQRITMDEIRAAHAANNGDTSNTVENGYNSDVQKKNIINGLNEISAVNRVWGGDKRLSLYGYTLETINLLLLPMIKSKKEALGSMGNDAPLACLSQFQPLPYEYFKQLFAQVTNPPIDPFREKIVMSMLCPIGPVSNILEPSELQVHRLFLEQPILSLDDLEVLKQTKHRGWKTKVIDATYPVEDGPLDFVKTLNRVCNEANEAARGGYQLIVLSDRQGGPERVPVSSLLVLGAVHHFLIEERQRMKVGLILETAEAREVHHICVLLGYGADAICPYLVFEMAKNLRADGVFDYTFTDEVIYKNYSEAMERGIAKVMAKMGISTLQSYKGAQIFEAVGLADEVIDKCFKGTQSRIGGVTFEMLAKEAFERHQITYCNKPMDMLIIRNPGIYHWRSGGEKHINDPGSIASLQDYVVSKSNNAYENYRKISMDMVQNCTLRGQLIIKKLDKPINIDEVEPAAEIVKRFVTGAMSFGSISLEAHTTLAIAMNRIGGKSNTGEGGENANRYLNQDPKFNKRSAIKQVASGRFGVTSSYLANADDLQIKMAQGAKPGEGGELPGYKVTADIAATRHSVAGVGLISPPPHHDIYSIEDLAELIYDLKCANPNARISVKLVSEVGVGVVAAGVAKGKAEHVVISGHDGGTGASSWTGIKSAGLPWELGVAETHQVLTLNNLRSRMVVQADGQMRTGFDIVVAALLGADEFGFSTAPLIAMGCTMMRKCHLNTCPVGIATQDPVLRKKFEGKPEHVINFFFALAEEVRQHMASLGIKKFQDLIGRTDFLKVRDDITIEKAKTLSFVNILRNALDLRPGVNIHGGSIKQDFQLENRLDNELIQLAEPLLNGKQKRVDIEMNINNECRAFASTLSYQISKQFGENGLPEHSINIKMKGSAGQSFCAFMTKGIHVTLEGDANDYVGKSLCGGEIVIYPPKESDFNSEANVIVGNVCLYGATSGKAYFRGIAAERFSVRNSGAVVVVEGVGDHGCEYMTGGCAVILGLTGRNFAAGMSGGIAYVFDVDGSFKSKCNPEMVELLPLNNTEDIAYVKQLLEEFVEKTGSLIAKDLLNLWPEPTTRFVKVFPYDYQRVLKQLEETKQDQPILNGNSETDSKVKDIEEAVTDTEVAQKKLDKIRGFMKYKRHTESYRAVEKRMEDWNEIYNFQGVRKGLRVQAARCMECGVPFCQSSYGCPLGNIIPKWNDLVFHSNWKEALNQLLQTNNFPEFTGRVCPAPCEGACVLGISEPPVTIKNIECAIIDHAFEQGWIVPHPPTERTGRTVAVIGSGPSGLAAAHQLNKAGHLVTVYERNDRVGGLLQYGIPTMKLSKQVVQRRVTLLAAEGIVFKTGVNVGKDITVQELKNQYDAVLLCTGATWPRDLQIPGRELEGIHFAVSFLEHWQKKQMGNETPLDLRLMAQDKDVIIIGGGDTGCDCIATSLRQGAKTITTFEILPEPPGRRGADNPWPQFPRVFKVDYGHEEVALKFGRDPRRFSTGSKEFLSDGNGHVSGIKTITIEWTKNSTGGWKPNEVPGTEKIYKCDLVLLAMGFLGPEKYIADELQTKMDARGNYETPMGKYKTSLPGIYAAGDCRRGQSLVVWAITEGRQAAREIDVDLMGSTGLPGAGGVITGVVA
- the LOC124954153 gene encoding glutamate synthase [NADH] isoform X2 — protein: MSSGNYWSLPPKQGLYDPILEKEACGVGFIVAIDGKRSHKIIRDAQTLSARMNHRGACACDNDTGDGAGVLCAIPHEYYADEIREQQNIELPDIGRYATGILFLDKNTHKKTEAAFEKLAEECSLRVICWRDVPTDDTQIGQVAKKCEPYMRQVFVTGDQEDKEILQRQIFVLRKRSSHTIPKADLRYYICSLSLKTVVYKGQLTADQLWSYFEDLKSPKFETYLALVHTRFSTNTFPSWERAHPLRLLAHNGEINTLRGNVNLMKAREGVMSSKIYGNQLKDLYPVVEPNLSDSGAADCVLEFLVMAGQRSLPEAVMTMVPEAWQNDLTMATEKRDFYHWAACSMEPWDGPALLTFTDGRYVGAILDRNGLRPSRFYVTKDNMMVMASEVGVYDTPPSNIILKSRLKPGRMLLVDTEEKKIIQDVELKQHIARSRPHSKWLREQITMDEIRAAHAANNGDTSNTVENGYNSDVQKKNIINGLNEISAVNRVWGGDKRLSLYGYTLETINLLLLPMIKSKKEALGSMGNDAPLACLSQFQPLPYEYFKQLFAQVTNPPIDPFREKIVMSMLCPIGPVSNILEPSELQVHRLFLEQPILSLDDLEVLKQTKHRGWKTKVIDATYPVEDGPLDFVKTLNRVCNEANEAARGGYQLIVLSDRQGGPERVPVSSLLVLGAVHHFLIEERQRMKVGLILETAEAREVHHICVLLGYGADAICPYLVFEMAKNLRADGVFDYTFTDEVIYKNYSEAMERGIAKVMAKMGISTLQSYKGAQIFEAVGLADEVIDKCFKGTQSRIGGVTFEMLAKEAFERHQITYCNKPMDMLIIRNPGIYHWRSGGEKHINDPGSIASLQDYVVSKSNNAYENYRKISMDMVQNCTLRGQLIIKKLDKPINIDEVEPAAEIVKRFVTGAMSFGSISLEAHTTLAIAMNRIGGKSNTGEGGENANRYLNQDPKFNKRSAIKQVASGRFGVTSSYLANADDLQIKMAQGAKPGEGGELPGYKVTADIAATRHSVAGVGLISPPPHHDIYSIEDLAELIYDLKCANPNARISVKLVSEVGVGVVAAGVAKGKAEHVVISGHDGGTGASSWTGIKSAGLPWELGVAETHQVLTLNNLRSRMVVQADGQMRTGFDIVVAALLGADEFGFSTAPLIAMGCTMMRKCHLNTCPVGIATQDPVLRKKFEGKPEHVINFFFALAEEVRQHMASLGIKKFQDLIGRTDFLKVRDDITIEKAKTLSFVNILRNALDLRPGVNIHGGSIKQDFQLENRLDNELIQLAEPLLNGKQKRVDIEMNINNECRAFASTLSYQISKQFGENGLPEHSINIKMKGSAGQSFCAFMTKGIHVTLEGDANDYVGKSLCGGEIVIYPPKESDFNSEANVIVGNVCLYGATSGKAYFRGIAAERFSVRNSGAVVVVEGVGDHGCEYMTGGCAVILGLTGRNFAAGMSGGIAYVFDVDGSFKSKCNPEMVELLPLNNTEDIAYVKQLLEEFVEKTGSLIAKDLLNLWPEPTTRFVKVFPYDYQRVLKQLEETKQDQPILNGNSETDSKVKDIEEAVTDTEVAQKKLDKIRGFMKYKRHTESYRAVEKRMEDWNEIYNFQGVRKGLRVQAARCMECGVPFCQSSYGCPLGNIIPKWNDLVFHSNWKEALNQLLQTNNFPEFTGRVCPAPCEGACVLGISEPPVTIKNIECAIIDHAFEQGWIVPHPPTERTGRTVAVIGSGPSGLAAAHQLNKAGHLVTVYERNDRVGGLLQYGIPTMKLSKQVVQRRVTLLAAEGIVFKTGVNVGKDITVQELKNQYDAVLLCTGATWPRDLQIPGRELEGIHFAVSFLEHWQKKQMGNETPLDLRLMAQDKDVIIIGGGDTGCDCIATSLRQGAKTITTFEILPEPPGRRGADNPWPQFPRVFKVDYGHEEVALKFGRDPRRFSTGSKEFLSDGNGHVSGIKTITIEWTKNSTGGWKPNEVPGTEKIYKCDLVLLAMGFLGPEKYIADELQTKMDARGNYETPMGKYKTSLPGIYAAGDCRRGQSLVVWAITEGRQAAREIDVDLMGSTGLPGAGGVITGVVA